In Apteryx mantelli isolate bAptMan1 chromosome 18, bAptMan1.hap1, whole genome shotgun sequence, a single window of DNA contains:
- the GDF5 gene encoding growth/differentiation factor 5, with protein MKILHFLTLLLWHLTWLSLDLVPGVLSNSEAGQSNPGSKLGLLKAEGKERNPSARTGTLRTGNHGYSTGTSKARTKNSAVQAGALLAKNDESKKVFSRTATTETKVGHLPGRPSGVRTVTPKVQNLSSKASLKKTGTSSTDTGSHKTKKTKEPVTQRETKETFRHPPITPHEYMLSLYRTLSDAERKGVNGSVKLEAGLANTITSFIDKGQDERAPTVRKQKYIFDISALEKDGLLGAELRILRKKPSDAWKSHSSGKTSQVKLFSCSTNRQAATLLDSRTVSVTDTPKWEVFDIWKLFRNFKNLVNLCFELETFDRGRAVDLRSVGFNRTGRQVNEKALFLVFGRTKKRDLFFNEIKARSGQDDKTVYEYLFNQRRKRRAPLATRQGKRPSKNLKARCSRKALHVNFKDMGWDDWIIAPLEYEAYHCEGLCEFPLRSHLEPTNHAVIQTLMNSMDPESTPPTCCVPTRLSPISILFIDSANNVVYKQYEDMVVESCGCR; from the exons ATGAAAATCCTGCATTTTCTCACTTTACTGCTTTGGCATTTGACTTGGCTGTCTCTGGATCTAGTTCCTGGAGTGCTGAGTAATTCTGAAGCAGGCCAGAGTAATCCAGGATCTAAACTAGGTTTgttaaaagcagaaggaaaagagaggaatCCCTCAGCAAGAACAGGTACATTGAGGACTGGAAACCATGGATATAGTACTGGAACTTCAAAGGCTAGGACTAAAAACAGTGCTGTTCAGGCTGGAGCTCTCCTGGCCAAGAATGATGAATCAAAGAAGGTTTTCTCAAGAACAGCAACCACGGAGACAAAGGTAGGACATCTCCCAGGCAGACCTTCTGGAGTAAGGACAGTGACTCCAAAGGTTCAAAATCTTAGCAGCAAGGCGTCTTTGAAAAAAACTGGCACAAGCAGTACTGACACTGGTTCTCACAAAACCAAAAAGACTAAAGAGCCTGTAACCCAAAGGGAAACTAAGGAAACTTTCAGACATCCCCCTATAACGCCACATGAATACATGCTCTCTTTGTACAGGACTCTCTCAGATGCAGAAAGAAAAGGTGTTAATGGAAGTGTAAAACTGGAGGCTGGACTTGCCAATACAATAACCAGCTTTATAGACAAAGGACAAG aTGAGCGAGCGCCAacagtaagaaaacaaaaatatatttttgacatCAGTGCATTAGAAAAAGATGGCTTGCTGGGAGCAGAGCTTCGAATATTAAGGAAAAAGCCTTCTGATGCATGGAAGTCTCATTCTTCTGGAAAAACTTCCCAAGTGAAATTATTTAGTTGCTCCACAAACAGACAAGCAGCTACACTCCTGGATTCTCGTACTGTCAGTGTCACAGATACACCAAAATGGGAAGTGTTTGACATCTGGAAACTTTTTAGGAACTTTAAAAACTTGGTTAACTTGTGTTTTGAACTGGAAACTTTTGACAGGGGGAGAGCTGTTGATCTCAGGAGTGTGGGATTTAACAGAACAGGAAGACAGGTCAATGAAAAGGCTCTCTTCTTGGTATTTGGGAGGACAAAAAAAAGAGACTTATTCTTCAATGAGATCAAAGCTAGATCAGGCCAAGACGACAAAACTGTTTATGAGTACTTATTCAATCAGAGACGTAAGAGAAGAGCTCCTTTAGCAACACGGCAAGGGAAAAGGCCCAGCAAGAATCTGAAGGCAAGGTGTAGCAGAAAAGCCCTCCATGTGAATTTTAAGGATATGGGCTGGGATGACTGGATAATAGCCCCTCTAGAATATGAAGCATATCACTGTGAAGGACTTTGTGAATTCCCTCTTCGATCACATCTGGAGCCCACCAATCACGCAGTTATCCAAACTTTAATGAACTCAATGGACCCAGAATCTACACCCCCAACTTGCTGTGTCCCAACCAGGCTGAGTCCCATTAGCATTCTTTTCATTGACTCTGCAAACAACGTAGTCTACAAGCAGTATGAGGACATGGTAGTGGAGTCGTGCGGTTGTAGGTAG